The following is a genomic window from Desulfosoma caldarium.
CGCGCTCACGCCACGGACGGTGGTTTGGTTACGGCTCTGTTGCTGCATCTGTTTCACACAGGGCGCATCGACGGGGCCATTGTGGCCAAGCGAGTGGGCCCGTACCAGCGGGAGCCTTATTTGGCCACATCGCCTGAAGAGATCATGGAGTCTCGGGGGTTTTTCTTTGATACCAGCCATAATGTGGCGGGGCTGGGCGATGCTTACATGGCGCGAGCCAGCGTGGAAGCCATGAGCCCTCTGATGAGCAAAGGGCTTCGCCGGGTGGCCCTTGTGGGAACCCCGTGTCAAATTCAGGCGTTTCGACGCATGGAAACCTTGGGCGTCGTGCCGTCCGAATCGGTGGCGTTCTGCTTTGGCCTCTATTGTTCCGGGAACTTCCTTTTCGACGAACCCCATCGCCTGGAACTGGCGCGAGCCGGAAATTTTTCCTGGGATCAGGTGGTCAAGATGAACGTCAAGGAATTTTTTCAGGTCCACCTTCAGGACGGCACGGTGCGGCACTTAGACCTTCATGTTCTGGACCGCCTCAAACGGCACGCCTGCCGATACTGCGAAGACTACAGCGCCGAAGTGGCGGACATTTCCTTCGGCGGCCTTGGCGCTCCCGAAGGCTGGACGTCCTTCATCACGCGAACTCCCAAGGGCCGCGCCGCCTATTTGGATGCGCGAGGCCGAACGGTGGAAGAAATGGATCGTCATCAAGACCCAGGCCTGTCGGACAAGGTTCTTGAAGCGGTCATGAGGGCGGCGGCGCGTAAACGCGCCGAGGCCAGGGAGCATCGCCGTGAATTGGGAAAAGCTGTGGTTGTCGCCCTGTAATGTTTTGGGGCGGATGCCGCGTGAGGAGGACCAGCCATGTCAGTGACCGTAGCCAGTGAATGGCTCAATGCCTGTTCCGGATGTGAAATTTCCCTGGTGGATCTGGGGGAACGCCTTCTGGACGTGCTCAATCTTGTGGAAATCGTCCATATGCCGGTTCTGTTGGATCACAAGTATTTCGGCCAGACCGGAGACAAAAAGCACGTGGATATTCCCGAAGCCGAAGTGGGTCTCATCAGCGGCGGCATTCGCAACGAAGAACATGCGCACATCGCTGCTCACATGCGATCCCGCTGCAAAGTGATCATCGCTTTGGGAACCTGCGCCACGCATGGAGGCATTCCCGCTTTGGCCAACAGCTTTCCGGTATCGGATCTTTTGGAACGGTGCTTTACCACGGAAAGTACCGACGAAAACCCTCGAACCTTTGAACCCCCTGTCCCTCAGCTTTTGGACAGATGCTCGGCCTTGGACGAACACATTGCCGTGGATGTGTACCTGCCGGGATGCCCGCCGCACCCAGACCAGCTCTTCTCGGCACTCACAGCCCTCGTGCAAGGAACAATGCCGGAACTTCCCGCCAAAAGCGTCTGCGACACGTGTCCGACGGTGCGCGAAGGCAAGGGAAAGCTGACGGAGCTGCGCCGATTTTTGCAAAATCCTTTCTATTCCAGCCCGAGGGAACCTCTGGACAAGATGCCATGTCTTTTGGAACAGGGCTTCCTGTGCATGGGCCCTGTGACACGAGCCGGCTGCGGCGGGGACGCCACAACGCCGCGATGCATCGCCGCCCGAGTCCCCTGTCGCGGCTGTTACGGCCCCGTGCGCCACGACGGCAACCCCATGCTGGACATGCTCAACGCTTTGGCCTCCAACGGCATCGACGTCAAATCTCTTCCGGAATTCCCGTCGCTTCTGCGCTTTGCGGGAGCCCACCGGTTGCTCAGGCCTTCACGGCCGCGAAAGGAGCGTTAGACCATGAGTCGGGAGATTCATATTCAGCCCATCACGCGCATCGAAGGCCACGCCTCCATTCAGATTCAGCTCAACGAGGCGGGCGATGTTCAGGATGCGCGCGTCAACATTATGTCTCTTCGAGGGTTTGAAAAATTCATCGAAGGCAAACCTGCCGAAGAGGTGCCTCGCATCGTCAGCCGCATCTGCGGCATCTGCCCCTGGATGCACCACTTGGCATCCAACAAGGCGGTGGACCGCTGCTTTGGTGTCACGCCACCCCCGGCCGCTCAAAAGCTGCGGGAACTCATGCAGACCATCGCCCATGCGGAAGATAAACTGCTGCACTTTTTCTTTTTGGCTGCCGCCGATTTCGTCATCGGCCCCGATGCTGATTACTCGGTGCGCAACGTAATCGGCATCGCCAAGGCACATCCGGAACTGGCCCAAAAAGTGGTGCACATGCGGCATCGCGCCAAGATGGTTCTGGAAAAATTCGCCGGCAAAGCCATCCATCCCATTGCGGGCGTGGTGGGTGGTTTTTCCAAACCCATGCTTGAAGAAGACCGCCGGGAAATTCTCGCCCAAATGCGGGAGCTGTTGGATTTTGCGCTGTTTACTTTGGAATTTGCCAAGACCAAAGTTTTTCCCCCGTACATGGAAACCATTCAGTCCCTGGGAGTCATTCGCACGGGATTTATCGGCACGGTGGATGCGACGGGCGCCCTAAATCTTTACGACGGGCGTGTTCGCCTCATGAAACCCGACGGAACCTTTACGGAATTTGACGTTCAGGACTACGCCGACGTTCTCGGGGAACATGTGGAACCGTATTCCTACGCCAAAATGCCTTATGCCAAGGTGTGGAACGAAGGCTTTTGTCTCGACGAAAACAACCCTCGAGGCATCTATCGGGCCAATACATTAGCCCGCATCAACGTGGCGGATCGCATCGCCACCCCTCGAGCGCAGGCGGAATTGGAGGAATTCCGCGAAAAATTCGGCCGCCCCGCCCAAGCGACGCTCCTCTATCACTGGGCCCGGCTTATCGAAGAAGTCTATGCCTGCGAGCACGCCATTGAACTCTTGGAGGATCCCGAGATTTGCGATCCCCAGGTTCGGGCCGAGGTGGAACCTCGAGCGGGCCGCGGCGTCGGCAGCGTGGAGGCGCCCCGCGGAACCCTCATTCATGACTACTCCACGGACGAGAACGGCTTGATCACTCGAGCCAATCTCATTGTCGGAACCACCCACAACATCGCTCCCATGAACCTGAGCGTTAAGCAGGCGGCTCGATCCCTCATTCACCAAGGCGTCGTGGATCAGGGACTTTTGAACCGCGTGGAAATGGCGGTGCGCGCCTACGACCCCTGAATTTCCTGCGCCACTCATCGCCTGGACGGCGAATCGGCAATCCAGATCACCATCCTTGACGCGGCCGGAACTCCAATCGTCCGCTGGCCGCGATCGAGCACCGTCTGACACCTCACGGGGCGTGCTCGAAACGATTCATCGCCTCAACAGAAGGGGGCTCGGGTGCCTTTCATGCGCTTCGAAGCCCCCCTTTTTTTTTCGGAAGGAACCCTATCCAGCCCATGGGCAACCACTTGCGCGCCGCTCGTCACCCTTCCAAGCAAGCACTCCGTCAGCCCTGCTCGGTTAATTGAGATTTTGTGTGGAAACCGCGCCAATGTTGTGCGAGTTTCCTCGCAATCGGCCTCTTCAAACAACGCCCGTACGGGTTAAGATGACCTGGGGCCAGTCTCATCGACCACTACGCCGGCCGTCCAGGGTACCGGTGGGCAAGTCCGAGAAAACGCCGGCCACCAGTCCATGGGCGGAATGTGGTGAAGGAGGCCGGATCGAAGGCTTTGTGTGCACGCCATTTTCATTTCGGGGTGCTTTCGGCACATAAGCGCTCAAGGCGTTGACGTTATGGACGAAGCGGCCACAAGAGATGCCGAGAATCGAAAGAAAGCGCTGCAGCGCTTCTTGTGTTCATCGTGACGGCCATCGTTGCCGTGCGGTTTAAGGTCATCGAGGAGCATCTTCGGGTGGAATCGCTCCAATGCCTCATGGACTCCGTGGGGCTGTGGGCCCCCATCGCCTTCGCCGCTCGTTGGAAGGCGCAACATATTATGATTATGGCACACATTCCCATGTGCGTTCATGAAGTCCATGGGCAGGCTGGTTTCAAAATATCCATGGTTTGCGGGCGAACGGATCGTTGTGATCCAGAGACCTGAAAGCGCCGCGGCACGGACCGCCTTCACATCCCGTCATGACTGGCGTGACAGAAACCTTGCTCTGGCACGTTCTGTGCCCTACGCTTTGGGTGAAAAAAATGGAGGTGTCATCATGATCCACACCGCATCGACTGTCTTGACCATGGTTATGAAGGCTTTCGGCGCCCAGGCGCGAGCTCCGTGGTTGGCTACGGGTCTCGGTTCGTGGGCCTCTCCGTGGTGTCCTTTTTTCGGGGGATGGGCCGGAGGATGGTTTCCCTTGATTTTCGGCGTCCTTTTCTGGGTGCTTGTCTGTGTCTCCATGATCCTTGTGATCCGCCGACTGCTTCGGTCTTCACCGGACGACGCGCGGCCGTCGACCGGGTCGTCACGGGCTGAGGAAATTCTCAAAGAGCGGTATGCCCGGGGCGAGATCACGGAAGAGGAGTTTCACAAAATGCTGGGCCAGATCCGGTGAGTGTCCTAAAGAGCTCAAGCCCGTGGCGCCGGTTTCAACGGCGGACGGCGAACAGAAGAGCCGATGATGGGGACGCGCGAACGGGTCCCAAAGGTCTTGTACGGATGGTATGGGCCATTGTCGCCGCCGCAATTTTCAGGGATGAGTGCACCGTGCCGTAAAATCCGCCTCCGCCTCGGCGACAGCCGTTTGAAAACCCACAAAGGCCCAGGTTTCGGACAACGCCATGTAGCGGGCCACGTTCGAAACGCCCTTGGCGCTGCTTTGGTACAGAATCCGTCGCTTTTTTTTTGGCTGAAGCCTCCTGAAGGTCGGCCCACCCGTCGCTTCGCATCCGGGATGGCCTAGTGACCTTATGGAAAGGCTGCGCCACGCCGCATACCCCGCCTCAGCTCATGACGGAACGGTCACAAACGTTTTTTTCTTTGATCAAACTGGAAGTGAGGGCGAGATTTTGGAGCGGGGATTTGAACGCCAGACAAGGATCTGAGCGCTTTGTTCGACAGTGCGAGTCTGTTTTGGATCGTCAACCCGGCCCTCATTTTCCCCGTAAATCAAGGTGACCGGTTGAACGCCAATGTGCGGCAGAGCCTTAGGCGGCCTGCGAAGAAGCCGTGGCTCGGTATCGGCAAACGGTCTTGACGGCTTTTGCGGAAATGAAAAGCCGCCTCGCCCCACATTCTGACTTGGCCATATGACGACGTGACGGATGATGTGGGGTCCGCCCAACGCCAGCTAGATAGCCTATGATCGGTACGTGGCCGGTCCGGCAACGTGTCTTCAAGTGGCCACGGCCAGCAGCCTTTGGCCCTTGACCGATCGGTCTTGCGCCTTAGGGGACAGCGGATGGTAATTACGGTGGGACGGTTCAAAGTGTCGGGCTGGGGGAGGAAGGCCTCTGCTTTTCTTCCTTCGAAGCAAAACGGCGGACAACTTCAGCCACCGGCCCCGAACGATTGCTGAGCACCCGAATGCCGCGACGTTCCAGGAAAACCCGAGCCCGCTCCTCGATGGCTCCGCAAATGAAGACTTGCACGCCCAGGGCCAATACCTTTTCCAGTTTTTGTTGCACCGTCTGTTTTGCCATGTCGAGAGGTATTCGCAGGCGCACGCGGCCTTTGTGAAAGACGCACAAAAGGATTTCCGGCGCCGTGGCGAAGTGGGGCGCGACATTGGGCCCGAAGCGGGGAATGGCCACCTTGATGAAGCCCTGTTCGAAAGGCGAGGTCGTCTCGGGCATGGAGACCTCCGGTTAAGAAATGCCGTAACGTTTCATCTTGCGCCATAGCGTCGCGCGGCTGATACCCAGCTCTCGAGCCGCTTCCACGCGGTTGCCGTCGACCTTGCGCAGCACCCAGCGGATGGTGCGTTCTTCGGACGAGGCCAAAGGGGAGGCGTCAGGGTTTTCCCGGCGGCGGGTTCGGACCTTGCCCACCACATCCATGGGCAGGTGTTTCACCTCGATGATGGGACCGGAACACAGAACGCAGGCGTGTTCGATGATGTTTTCCAACTCCCTGACGTTCCCCGGAAAGTCATAGTTCATCAAAAGACTCAAAGCGTGCTCCGAAATTTCACGAATGTTTTTCCCGCACACGGCGTTGTACTTTTTCAGCATGTGGCGAGCCAGCAAGGGGATGTCTTCCCGTCGTTCCGCCAGCGTAGGCAACCGAATACCGATCACGTTCAACCGGTAAAAGAGATCAGCTCGAAAGGTGCCATCTTCAACCTTGCGCTCCAAATCCACATTACTGGCCGCCACAATGCGCACATCGGCGGACTCGGGTTCTGTGGTGCCCAAAGGAACAAAAACCCGTTCTTCCAAGAACCGTAGAAGCTTGACCTGAAGTGCACCGGACATGCACTGCACTTCGTCAAGAAAAAGGGTGCCGCCCTCAGCGCTTTGCAAACGTCCCGGTTTGTCTTTCTTCGCATCGGTAAACGCGCCCTTGCGATACCCGAAGAGCTCCGATTCCAAGAGAGGGTCTGGGATCGTTCCACAATTGAGTTTCACGAAGGGACCGTCGCGGCGGGGGCTAAGCTGGTGGATGATGCGGGCCAGCATGCTCTTGCCCGTACCGCTTTCCCCCTGGATCAACACCGTGCTGGGGCTTTCGGCCACGACGGGCAGAAGCTCAAGAATTTCCTGCATGAGCGGGTTTTTGCTGACCACTTCGCCGAAATGGTAAGAATCGTGTAGCACCTTGCGGAGGTCCTCCTCCACACTGCAATCCCGAACCACTTCCACCGCCGCAACCACCCGCCCCTGATCATCCTTGATGGGGGAGACCGAAATGCACACGGGCACTTCCCGGTGATCTCGAGTGACGATCCGCGCGGGGCGATCCCGAACCCCTTCACCGGTCTGAAAAACGAGGTCCAGAGGGCACTGGGTCTGGCACAGGTCGGAGCGTAACACGTCATAACAGGTCCGTCCCAGGGCCTCTTGGATACGAAACCCCGTGAGGCGTTCCGCGGCATGGTTGAAGAAGCCTTCAATGCGCCGATCCCGGCCGACCATGAAAAGCCCATCGCCGATGCTGTTCATGATCAAACAGCAGGTGTGCCCGTCGTCGGTCAAACCACACACGGACGTTGTCCCGGGGCGGAAACCTTCTTCGTGCCTGCCGTTCATAACCTCTCGCTCTCTTTCCTTCCTTGAAATGCTTCAAAACGTTGCCATTTTTCAGGCGCTGTCCCGGGCCAGAAGGGCGGCTCCCAGGGCACCGATGATCTGAGGCTCCGGGGCCGTCGCAATGCGCCCTGCGAGACGCCGCTCCAAGGCCTTCACAACCCCGACGTTTTTCGCCACTCCCCCGGTCATGGCGACCACGGGACGCCGCCCGACCTTTTTCAGCAAGGCCGCGGTGCGTTCTGCCACGCTCTCGCAAATGCCCCGACAGATGGCCTCCACCGGATGCCCCTCCGCAATGTGGGAGACCACCTCGCTTTCGGCAAAAACGGAACAGACCGAACTGATGGGCACGGCCCGAGACGCCCTGGCACCCAGGGCGCTCAAATCCTCGATGTCCATCTCCAGGGCTCGAGCCATGAGTTCCAAAAAACGCCCCGTTCCCGCGGCGCACTTGTCGTTCATGAGAAAATTTTCCACCTCGCCCCGGTCGTTGACCGCAATGGCTTTGGTGTCCTGTCCGCCGATATCGATGATGGTGCGCACCTCGGGAAACAGGTGCCACATGCCGCGCGCATGGCACGTGATTTCGGTCACCTGCTCGTCGGCAAAATCCACCACTTTGCGGCCGTAGCCCGTCGCCACGCATCGACGCACAGGCCCGTATCGTTGGGAAACCTCACGAAGGAACCGATCCAGGGAGGCCGCCGCCCGACGGGCACTCGCCCCGGTGGCGCTCATGATGTGCGCCACCATGTCCCCTTGCGAGTCCACCACCACGGCTTTGGCCGTCATGGACCCGATGTCGATTCCGGCAAAAAGCCCGTCTCGCGAGGCGCTCGTTTTTCGATGTGTTCCCGCACGCGTTCTTAAAAGCTCCACGAAACCCTCCAATCGCGTCCGCGTCGGCCCTTCCGCATAGCTGCGGCTGTCGATGCAATCCCCGTCAAGATCCAGAAAAGGAACGTTGAGCCTTTCCAACAGTTCCGCCACAGCCCGCACCCCGCCCTGGCCCTGACGGCATCCCCAATGGGAAAAATGGACCACCCCGTCGGGTTTCGCCTCCCGCACCATGCGCTCCACCATCTCCACCCGCCTGTCCACGGGTCCCAGCCCGGGGTTCTGAAGCAGCTTGACCGCCAGGCTCTCGTAGGGACGCTGCGGATCCAAAGGATCCCAAAACACGTGGGTGATCTCATCCAGCACGGGCCACAGGTTCAGTGTCCGTTCCATGAAGGGGACGAAATTTCCCTTGAAATAGGGAAAGGTGAGGAGCCAAACGAGGCGGAAGGCGCCATGGGCGGAATCCACGGAGGTCGACACCCAACGAATCTCTTCCGCAAGGCGCTTCAAGAGCCGAGGCGTCTGCGGCAGGCCGGTCATGAGCTGCGCCTGAATCAAGGCCGTGCTCACGTCCTTGCCGCACACGCCGGCAGGCGCTGCGGCTCGAAGCTTATTCAGCCGGACCATCGCGGCCCGGGCTTCGTTACTGTAGCCAAAAACGCGCTCCCAGTCAGTGCGGCTCGGTCTTTTCCCGCTCAGCGTCGACAGAACACTGTCCGCGTGCTCGATCTGCTGCGCCAAATAGGTGCGAGCCTCCGGCGTATCTTCCTGAGGAACATCGAGGACGATGAAGGGAATATCCAGGCGTGCGGCCAGTTCTTCCAAGGCCTTGCACTGGGTGTCGCACAGATGGGTCGTCGCCGCCACCGCATCCACAGAGGGCAGATACCCTTTGAGGAAAGCGGCCATGGCGGCACGGTGAAATGTGCAGCTTTCCACGGGGAAGCCTTCCCCATCCACTGCCGTGAGAGCGCTTTTTTCAAGGCCCGTGGAAGCCAAAGCCGAAGCCAGGAATTCGCCGAACATGGGCGTCATGCCGTGGCCGTGGAGCAGTTCCACGGGAAAGAAAAAGCCCGCCAGCACCGTGGGTTTCCTCTTCGCATACAACGCGGCCAAAAAGCGCAGGATTTCATGGTGCAAAGCATCGAGAGCCGACCTTCGGGTCATGGCTCTCAGTTTTTCAACGGTGAGCAAACCTCTGGCCATGAGCGGCAACATCAAACGCTCAAAGTCCCGCATGCCTATCCTTCCTCCCCGCCATCGGCGGATCCCGTCTCTTGCCGACCATTTCCACAAAGGCCTGCACCCGGGTTTCCATCTGCCCCCATGAAGCCGCCGATCCATCCCGTTCCACGTGCAAAAACGGGATTCTCTCCTGCGCCATCACGGCGGCCAGGCGCGGGAGTCGCCACCGCACCATGTCGCAAAACTTCAAGGTCGGAAAAATCACCCCGTCCGCTTTCGTTTCTCGAACCAGACGCAAGATGTAATCCACAAAACCCATGGCGTCCACGCGCCGGGCACAGGGCGCTCGGTGGAGATACCGGCGCGCCACGGCCCGCAGCGGATCGGCGTCTTCCCGAACGAGTGTATCGAAATGGCGTGTTCCCGTACACAGGGCGTCGGCCACAACCTGGGTCCCGCACGCTTCCACCCGTCGCACGAGAAGCCGCGCATCCCCCGCGCATCCGCCCAGCACCACACGCACATTCATCCCGATGCCGTCTTTGAAAGTTTCTGCGAGGGTGCACAGCGCGGCGCTTTCGGCAAGAAAACCCCTCTTGTCTTCCACGAAAGCCTTGACCAGCCATTGCATGTAATCGGTTCCGGATATCCCGCGATTCAGCGCAGCCCGCAACCCATCCAGCGTTCGCACCCTGAGCCGTGTCTCGTTCAGGATCGCCACCGCCTGGCGAAGGTCCGCCTCCGTCATGGCCCTCCCTGAAAGGGCCTTTAAAAAGGCCGCCAGTTTTTTCAGGACTGCCACCCAGTAGCTTTCCGCCGCCGGACCGCCGACAAAGGGAAAATCGAGCCGATACACAGGCGGGGCCTTGATGTGACGCTCCCACACATCCGCAAGGCGCCTCATGGCATCGCAGGAGTTCACCACCACGACGGCCGCCATATGCCGAAAAGCGCCGCTCAGGGCGGCTTGAAGCACCCCGTGGACATAGGCGCAAAAGGTGGTCGGCAGAACCGCCTCGGATTCTTCTCCGCGCGCTTCAAACCCATAGAGCCTCACAGGCCTAAAACCGGCCGCCAAGAGGAGTTCCTCAGGAGTTGCCGAGCACAACCAGCCCACGGCCGGAGCGGCGCCGTTGCCGTCAAGGAGCGTTTTCTCAGGCCGACTCACGGCACGCACCCCCATCATCAAGCCGTGAGCCTTCCGCAGATTCTGCCCCGCTCACGTAAGCCGCCACCACAGGCCGATATGGCTCCGAAATCTCCCACGTTGCGGTCAAAATCCCTGCCAATCGCATGCGGCTGATTATCTGGACAACTTCAGAGAGCTGACCGGCAATTTTCTGGGCCACCTCCTCGGCGACAGCCTTTAAGGCCTGCGGGTCCTTGGCCGACGCACCGCGGAAAACTGCCGGGTCTTCCTGAAGCAGGCGCAACACCCGCACCACCATGGCCTTTTCGTAAGGGAGCGCGTGCGCGAACGTGGCAAAGCGGCGCACTTCCGTCGGCAAGGCATCCAAAAGCCGCCGCAGCTCGTGAATTCTGCGGTAACGAAAGTCCATGTCGCCGTGAAGCATCTCCCGATCGAACTCCCCTTTGGGGTATTCTCTTTGAATCTGATCGAGAATTGCCAGCCCCCTGTTGAGCGCGGAACCTACGTCTTGGACGTTCATGCCCCATCTCCTCCTTGTTGCGCCCCACCTTTCCTAAGCCTCATCTCCCAAAGGCATCGCAGGTATCGCACGTAGCCCGGGCAGAGATAGGGCCTTAGCCGCCTTGAGTAGCGCTTGTGCAGGCTTCGCACGTAATGGGACATGACCTGAAGAACCGCAGCGTCCGACAGCCCTCGTCCAAAACCCAGCAAAACCAGATCCACCAGTTCGTACGGGCCAAGAAAATGTTCATCTCCAACGCCCCCAAAGCCCGGGGAAGGTCTTTGCGCAAGGACCGCCGGCGGGAGTCCAAGAAAGGCGGCCAAACGGCGCACTTGAAATTTGTAGAGCCCGGCCAAAGGAGCCCATCGCCCTATGGTCACATCGTCAATGCCGCCTTCCACAAAATAACCGAGTTCCAACTCGGTGCGGTTGGCGCACACCACGATGGCCGCCCCGCGTTTGGCGGCGATGGTCTCCAGCACCGCCTTTCGGACCCTGTGGGCCGTCAGAAGCCGCTCGTAATGACGCCCCACCAGGGGGGGAGTCGGCGACCTCTTCATCCGAAGGACCAAGGCCCAGAGCAAAGGTCGCGGAGCCAGTCGAGTGAGGATCTGCAGCCCGAACTGTGTCGTCCAATAGGGCGGGAGCCGCAGAGGCTTTTCCCGCTCTCCCACTACGCCCGTAATGTCCACAGGGATGAGTTCAACCCCTAAGCGTTCGTAAAGATGCAGATTGTAGTTTTCCCCCAGGACCCGCCGATCGATCATCTGCACCGCCAGCGTGGGCACTCCAGAGGTCGCACAGAGGGCGGCGCACACCGCACTGTCCAGGCCCCCGCTCGCACCCAAGGCCACGGCACGAGAGGGGCCGCGCACAACGCCCTCCCGAATCGTGCGCCTCCAGAATGCCACAAAGGCCGCTTCCCAAAACCCCTCGCTTGTCTCACCGGCCGGCGGATTCCGCGATACCGCTTCAGCCCGTTTCATCAAGCCTGACCTCGCGCTCCCACACTGGATCCAAAAGCTCTTCCAGGCGGCGGTCGTATTCCATGAAGCACCTCATGTATTCCACATCCTCGGCGGAACGGCCAGCTTCCGCGTTGATGGGCCGCGCTTCGGTGGCCCCGATGATGGCGCGGGCCTCGGCGTAATGATCCCGAATGGGGCACGGCAGAAAGAGATTGCGCACGCGTTCGGGAGGCTGATTGTATCCGTATTCCGCCTGCCAGCGCCGAATGTGGACAAACAAGGGCGATTTCAAGGCATCCGACAGCGTGCGGCCTCGAGCGTAAAGATCGTAGACGTTGTCCACGTGGTACGGAAAGAAGACGCACGGGGCAATGTTTCCGTGCCAATCCACATGGAGGTACCCACCGGCACGGCCCGCTGCGATGCATCCCAAAGAAAGGACCCCGCCGTTCCAGAAATCCACATAAAAGTAACCTTTTTTCTCAAGGACTTGAAGCTCTCGCTCCAGCATCCACAGCCTCTGTTCAGGCGTCACCAGCCGATCAAAGGAAGCATCGCGGCCGATGGGC
Proteins encoded in this region:
- a CDS encoding Coenzyme F420 hydrogenase/dehydrogenase, beta subunit C-terminal domain, whose protein sequence is MKTFFHLLQEVIKPGLCHRCGGCVSLCTSVNYGALEIGEDGRPRYKDVEKCIECGLCHAVCPEIDELEPETRHRLSWSAPIGRVLSAGVARASDAAVRAHATDGGLVTALLLHLFHTGRIDGAIVAKRVGPYQREPYLATSPEEIMESRGFFFDTSHNVAGLGDAYMARASVEAMSPLMSKGLRRVALVGTPCQIQAFRRMETLGVVPSESVAFCFGLYCSGNFLFDEPHRLELARAGNFSWDQVVKMNVKEFFQVHLQDGTVRHLDLHVLDRLKRHACRYCEDYSAEVADISFGGLGAPEGWTSFITRTPKGRAAYLDARGRTVEEMDRHQDPGLSDKVLEAVMRAAARKRAEAREHRRELGKAVVVAL
- a CDS encoding NADH-quinone oxidoreductase subunit B family protein, translating into MSVTVASEWLNACSGCEISLVDLGERLLDVLNLVEIVHMPVLLDHKYFGQTGDKKHVDIPEAEVGLISGGIRNEEHAHIAAHMRSRCKVIIALGTCATHGGIPALANSFPVSDLLERCFTTESTDENPRTFEPPVPQLLDRCSALDEHIAVDVYLPGCPPHPDQLFSALTALVQGTMPELPAKSVCDTCPTVREGKGKLTELRRFLQNPFYSSPREPLDKMPCLLEQGFLCMGPVTRAGCGGDATTPRCIAARVPCRGCYGPVRHDGNPMLDMLNALASNGIDVKSLPEFPSLLRFAGAHRLLRPSRPRKER
- a CDS encoding Ni/Fe hydrogenase subunit alpha; the protein is MSREIHIQPITRIEGHASIQIQLNEAGDVQDARVNIMSLRGFEKFIEGKPAEEVPRIVSRICGICPWMHHLASNKAVDRCFGVTPPPAAQKLRELMQTIAHAEDKLLHFFFLAAADFVIGPDADYSVRNVIGIAKAHPELAQKVVHMRHRAKMVLEKFAGKAIHPIAGVVGGFSKPMLEEDRREILAQMRELLDFALFTLEFAKTKVFPPYMETIQSLGVIRTGFIGTVDATGALNLYDGRVRLMKPDGTFTEFDVQDYADVLGEHVEPYSYAKMPYAKVWNEGFCLDENNPRGIYRANTLARINVADRIATPRAQAELEEFREKFGRPAQATLLYHWARLIEEVYACEHAIELLEDPEICDPQVRAEVEPRAGRGVGSVEAPRGTLIHDYSTDENGLITRANLIVGTTHNIAPMNLSVKQAARSLIHQGVVDQGLLNRVEMAVRAYDP
- a CDS encoding SHOCT domain-containing protein, which gives rise to MIHTASTVLTMVMKAFGAQARAPWLATGLGSWASPWCPFFGGWAGGWFPLIFGVLFWVLVCVSMILVIRRLLRSSPDDARPSTGSSRAEEILKERYARGEITEEEFHKMLGQIR
- a CDS encoding NifB/NifX family molybdenum-iron cluster-binding protein — encoded protein: MPETTSPFEQGFIKVAIPRFGPNVAPHFATAPEILLCVFHKGRVRLRIPLDMAKQTVQQKLEKVLALGVQVFICGAIEERARVFLERRGIRVLSNRSGPVAEVVRRFASKEEKQRPSSPSPTL
- a CDS encoding sigma-54 interaction domain-containing protein, encoding MNGRHEEGFRPGTTSVCGLTDDGHTCCLIMNSIGDGLFMVGRDRRIEGFFNHAAERLTGFRIQEALGRTCYDVLRSDLCQTQCPLDLVFQTGEGVRDRPARIVTRDHREVPVCISVSPIKDDQGRVVAAVEVVRDCSVEEDLRKVLHDSYHFGEVVSKNPLMQEILELLPVVAESPSTVLIQGESGTGKSMLARIIHQLSPRRDGPFVKLNCGTIPDPLLESELFGYRKGAFTDAKKDKPGRLQSAEGGTLFLDEVQCMSGALQVKLLRFLEERVFVPLGTTEPESADVRIVAASNVDLERKVEDGTFRADLFYRLNVIGIRLPTLAERREDIPLLARHMLKKYNAVCGKNIREISEHALSLLMNYDFPGNVRELENIIEHACVLCSGPIIEVKHLPMDVVGKVRTRRRENPDASPLASSEERTIRWVLRKVDGNRVEAARELGISRATLWRKMKRYGIS
- a CDS encoding acyl-CoA dehydratase activase, which gives rise to MRDFERLMLPLMARGLLTVEKLRAMTRRSALDALHHEILRFLAALYAKRKPTVLAGFFFPVELLHGHGMTPMFGEFLASALASTGLEKSALTAVDGEGFPVESCTFHRAAMAAFLKGYLPSVDAVAATTHLCDTQCKALEELAARLDIPFIVLDVPQEDTPEARTYLAQQIEHADSVLSTLSGKRPSRTDWERVFGYSNEARAAMVRLNKLRAAAPAGVCGKDVSTALIQAQLMTGLPQTPRLLKRLAEEIRWVSTSVDSAHGAFRLVWLLTFPYFKGNFVPFMERTLNLWPVLDEITHVFWDPLDPQRPYESLAVKLLQNPGLGPVDRRVEMVERMVREAKPDGVVHFSHWGCRQGQGGVRAVAELLERLNVPFLDLDGDCIDSRSYAEGPTRTRLEGFVELLRTRAGTHRKTSASRDGLFAGIDIGSMTAKAVVVDSQGDMVAHIMSATGASARRAAASLDRFLREVSQRYGPVRRCVATGYGRKVVDFADEQVTEITCHARGMWHLFPEVRTIIDIGGQDTKAIAVNDRGEVENFLMNDKCAAGTGRFLELMARALEMDIEDLSALGARASRAVPISSVCSVFAESEVVSHIAEGHPVEAICRGICESVAERTAALLKKVGRRPVVAMTGGVAKNVGVVKALERRLAGRIATAPEPQIIGALGAALLARDSA
- a CDS encoding 2-hydroxyacyl-CoA dehydratase subunit D, whose amino-acid sequence is MMGVRAVSRPEKTLLDGNGAAPAVGWLCSATPEELLLAAGFRPVRLYGFEARGEESEAVLPTTFCAYVHGVLQAALSGAFRHMAAVVVVNSCDAMRRLADVWERHIKAPPVYRLDFPFVGGPAAESYWVAVLKKLAAFLKALSGRAMTEADLRQAVAILNETRLRVRTLDGLRAALNRGISGTDYMQWLVKAFVEDKRGFLAESAALCTLAETFKDGIGMNVRVVLGGCAGDARLLVRRVEACGTQVVADALCTGTRHFDTLVREDADPLRAVARRYLHRAPCARRVDAMGFVDYILRLVRETKADGVIFPTLKFCDMVRWRLPRLAAVMAQERIPFLHVERDGSAASWGQMETRVQAFVEMVGKRRDPPMAGRKDRHAGL